A genomic window from Tolypothrix sp. PCC 7910 includes:
- a CDS encoding PotD/PotF family extracellular solute-binding protein, with protein sequence MTTRRKFIQSIAAFSSLSLTGCGWRLADVRANAKTSGQRDQLYLYTWTQYTDSQLLKTFSAQTGMKVLADFYDSNDVMLAKLQAGGGGAYSIIYPSDYMVQKMVDKKLLTEIDHQRLIGLENLFPRFQNPSYDQNNRYSIPFNWGTTGLVYNSEIIKDPPEDWEYLWQNQDKLQKRMTLLNDVREVMGAVLRMLGYSYNSKDESQIKAAYEKLKALKPAITAFDTEAWQNQILAGDLALAMCYSADALRVTKENPKLKYVIPRSGSSLWTDTIVIPKVAPNPDGAYAWINFILQPEVAAQMSQHLNISTPNSSGFEQLPVKQQQNTTLFPPESILEKCERITPLGDFEEVYERYWTQLTSS encoded by the coding sequence ATGACAACCAGACGCAAATTTATCCAATCAATAGCAGCATTTTCTAGCTTATCTTTAACTGGATGTGGCTGGCGGCTAGCTGATGTCCGCGCTAATGCTAAAACTTCTGGTCAACGTGACCAATTATATTTATATACTTGGACGCAATATACTGATAGCCAATTACTAAAAACTTTTAGTGCCCAAACAGGCATGAAAGTACTAGCTGACTTTTATGATTCTAATGATGTCATGCTAGCTAAATTGCAAGCGGGAGGTGGTGGCGCTTACAGCATTATCTATCCATCAGATTACATGGTACAAAAGATGGTAGATAAAAAGCTACTAACAGAGATAGATCATCAGCGCTTAATTGGCTTAGAAAATTTATTTCCGCGGTTTCAAAATCCTAGTTATGACCAAAATAATCGCTACAGTATTCCTTTTAATTGGGGTACAACTGGCTTAGTTTATAATTCTGAAATTATTAAAGATCCACCAGAGGATTGGGAATACCTTTGGCAAAATCAAGATAAATTGCAAAAACGTATGACGTTGCTGAATGATGTGCGTGAGGTGATGGGTGCAGTTTTGCGGATGCTAGGCTATTCATACAATTCCAAAGATGAGAGCCAAATTAAAGCAGCTTATGAAAAATTGAAAGCACTGAAACCTGCAATTACTGCTTTTGACACTGAAGCTTGGCAAAATCAAATTCTAGCAGGAGATTTGGCGTTAGCAATGTGTTATTCCGCAGATGCACTGCGAGTCACTAAAGAAAATCCCAAATTAAAGTATGTAATTCCTCGCAGTGGTTCTTCGCTATGGACTGATACAATTGTAATTCCTAAAGTCGCTCCTAATCCTGATGGTGCTTATGCTTGGATTAATTTTATTTTACAGCCAGAGGTAGCCGCTCAAATGAGTCAACATCTAAATATTTCTACTCCTAATAGTTCAGGATTTGAGCAGTTACCTGTAAAACAACAACAAAATACTACTTTATTTCCTCCAGAATCAATTTTAGAGAAATGCGAACGCATTACGCCTTTAGGGGACTTTGAAGAAGTTTATGAACGTTATTGGACTCAGTTAACTAGTAGTTAA
- a CDS encoding four helix bundle protein: MTAKRFQDLQVYQLSERLADDIWKIVDEWDLFDKETVGKQIVRSADSIGANIAEGSGRGSFQDNKRFIKIARGSLNETQHWLRRAYMRNLLSSEQISSIQIILNELASKLNYYLNSIGNIPKTNDQ, translated from the coding sequence ATGACAGCAAAGCGTTTCCAAGATTTACAGGTTTATCAATTATCAGAAAGATTAGCAGATGACATCTGGAAAATAGTTGACGAATGGGATTTATTCGACAAAGAGACAGTTGGTAAACAAATTGTGCGTTCAGCAGATAGTATTGGAGCAAATATAGCAGAAGGTTCAGGAAGAGGTAGTTTTCAAGACAATAAACGTTTTATCAAGATAGCTAGAGGCTCTTTAAATGAAACCCAACATTGGTTAAGACGAGCTTATATGCGAAATCTCTTAAGTAGCGAACAGATAAGCTCAATTCAAATAATTCTGAATGAATTAGCCTCGAAACTAAATTACTACCTCAACTCAATTGGTAATATACCAAAAACAAATGACCAATGA
- a CDS encoding ABC transporter ATP-binding protein: MAQTVTQNQREMMALQPLDVELRNVFKFFHQEPAVNGVDLEVRQGEFFSILGPSGCGKTTILRLIAGFETADAGKVLIQGQPMTNVPPYRRPVNTVFQSYALFNHLNVWDNIAFGLRLKKLRKSDIDHRVKEALKLVKMESLRSRFPNQLSGGQQQRVALARALVNRPSVVLLDEPLGALDLKLRKEMQVELLNLHQELRLTFIMVTHDQEEALSLSDRIAVINQGKIEQVGTPSQIYEFPRTTFVADFIGDTNLFSGEITALDATNVQVETKTGLTIVVARHEETPTDISQTVVVCVRPEKIQLSLYPPNLLHNCFEGRLINVMYLGTHVNYVVELINGISINVLQPNTFGSLPDPNTPIYAWWEESDCLAIRE; encoded by the coding sequence ATGGCTCAAACTGTGACGCAGAATCAGAGGGAAATGATGGCTTTGCAGCCGCTTGATGTTGAGCTGCGTAACGTATTCAAGTTTTTTCACCAGGAACCAGCAGTCAATGGCGTAGATTTGGAAGTCAGACAAGGAGAATTTTTTAGTATCCTTGGGCCTTCTGGTTGTGGAAAAACAACTATATTACGTTTGATTGCTGGGTTTGAAACAGCGGATGCCGGTAAGGTACTGATTCAGGGTCAGCCTATGACTAATGTCCCGCCTTACCGCCGACCTGTCAATACAGTATTTCAAAGTTACGCATTGTTCAATCACCTGAATGTGTGGGATAACATTGCTTTTGGACTGCGATTGAAAAAACTCCGCAAGTCAGACATCGATCATCGAGTCAAAGAAGCTTTAAAACTAGTGAAAATGGAAAGTTTGCGATCGCGCTTTCCTAATCAACTTTCTGGTGGTCAACAGCAAAGAGTAGCTTTAGCTAGGGCTTTAGTCAACCGTCCATCCGTGGTGTTGTTAGATGAACCCTTGGGAGCATTAGATTTAAAGCTGCGTAAGGAAATGCAGGTTGAGTTATTAAATTTACACCAAGAACTCCGCTTGACCTTTATCATGGTCACCCACGATCAAGAAGAAGCGCTTTCTTTGAGCGATCGCATTGCTGTGATCAATCAAGGGAAAATAGAGCAAGTTGGTACCCCCAGCCAAATTTACGAATTTCCCCGCACTACTTTTGTGGCTGATTTTATTGGTGATACTAATTTATTCAGTGGTGAAATTACGGCGCTAGATGCAACTAATGTCCAAGTTGAAACTAAAACTGGACTAACAATTGTTGTTGCTCGTCATGAAGAAACGCCTACAGACATATCACAAACAGTAGTCGTCTGTGTGCGCCCCGAAAAAATTCAGTTATCACTTTATCCACCAAATTTACTCCATAACTGCTTTGAAGGACGACTAATCAACGTCATGTATTTAGGTACTCACGTTAATTATGTTGTGGAATTAATTAACGGTATTAGTATCAATGTTTTACAACCCAATACTTTTGGTAGCTTACCCGATCCCAATACACCTATATATGCTTGGTGGGAAGAAAGTGATTGTTTGGCTATTAGGGAATAG